ACGTGTTGGAATCACTCTTTTCGCTGAAAAGGGTGTGGAAATGAAAGCAGCCAATGATAAAACATCTCAATCCGGTTTCCACTTTTTTACCAAATCTCCAGGGTCTATATTTTAGAAATCCACGAACGGGAAAAATCCGCTTGTCTTCtgatatttgaatacaataaaaagtgtaataaaataaactggccgcaataatttttattgtaaggaGGACGAGGGTCctctttacaataaaaattatcatttagatGGGGTAGTCCGCAATATGGCGCGAATTTCGGGAGCAAAAAATAGATAGACGCAGCGCCAATTGTCAGTTAGGGTGACCTTTTTAGTTTTCCGAAATTGCTTCGTACTAAACACGAATCATGTTTGATTGAGTTTTATTGGAAACATGaatcttttgtttaaatataacctaGTTCTCTTTATTTTTGCGTGTTACTTAAATGTTTCTAAATTAGTACGTATTTATGTGGGATGCAATACAATGGCAACACTacaatttatctattatttatacatttttaacacttTTCTAGATTAAATTATGATAGATAGTTCCAGTTAGTTAAGTATTCATAACAAGTGCCGggatttaatacaaatattaaattttaatctaagtGTCGTCACCAACAAGTATTAATGACAATCTCCCCACAAAGAAGCTATTCCCCTGAAACACATTAGTCTGATTGTACTGTGTTCACATTTATCGCACGGGAGCGGAAagcgttttatttgttttatttaagttgatttattaattttgtcgtTACCTCGTccccaaatatatatattatatactattgctgtagaaattgttaataaggtttagttttattgtatttttttttcttaatgatattgttttgtatttcttATGAATAtcacagtaataaaaaaatcacagctttaattaagtaaatataagtgtgacaaaaacagattttttttatatcaaaatatttctgataaaattttataataaacacaattatttttacctAGATGACATATTTGGTGATGTTAATTTAGAGCTATTATTAAATGAACTTTATCATAGTAGTCGATATCTTTACATAAGCGGAGCGGAATAAACGAATTGctcttatcaaataaaatatcataaatattttaaatttaagtaacaacGGTAAGCAGTCTTGCGATGTCTACGGTGGTGGGTCAAAGTTGGTCAGGAATCTGGTTAGTATTCCGGGCGGAGCTCGTGCGATCTGTAGGAGCAATACGCTGTAAAAATCTTCTATTTTAAATCTCTGAGGGTGACGACTTTCTCGTTCACTGTAGTCAGCTTTGACATCGATGGATGGCTACAGGCAAACACCTTGATGATTACTTCAGACGATGTACATGGGTATTTACAGACACATTGTCATTTGTCGTTcattgttaaaagtaaaaatcatTTTCTTCTAACTATTCAAAGCAGAAAATTACaagtcatatataaaaattaaccatcaaaaacaaactttaaatcgCTTTCGCTTGTTAACAAAGCATCAACCTAATAATTGGTTTGCCTGATTTCGGTTGGGGACGCCAAATGGAAAGAGAATCAGTTCTGATAAATGATTTTGgaacaaatgttattttgatcTTTAGCGATACCGCGGGATTTGTGCGGGGGCGTTCAAAACGCTCGCCTTTTGATTGCATTGTGTGGCGTGATCGGACAATTAATTGCTATTTTCGTTTTTGTATAATGCTGTTAAGGTTAGGAccagttttattatttgaaaatgatttaatttgttcGTATTACAATTGACATATTGTAATTAAGATATTGAAATAAGGTTTTAATTTGGCTTTATTAATAACTATGGCTCGCGGTTTCATTTGCGTTAGGTTAGTAGGTAGGTTGATTTATATGAGGAtgataatgaattttatatgattacttTGATAAAAAACTGTTGTATTTTAATGACTGTGTTactataagtttaaataataaaatatacctatttaggaaaaaaacaatgtatttgaaaattacAGAACGAAAAAACTAAACACTAttgtcacaaaaaataaaatttggctAATAGAAAtctttgtaacaataaaatcaaataactcATTATAAGATCTTCATTAAATTCACTGTAAACATCGAGCCTTAGAATTTCTAGTATACCAGTTATTAATTAGtagtacatacataaatattaattaaaacacgcATGAAACAAAATTGCCATCTACTTTTATACGTCATTCgtaatattgaaaaagttaaaatgtttttttattttttttttattttccttatacACGCTATAACGCCATCATGCATCACTCTTAACATCTTAAtgaataaaagatatatatttacttatattgataacaataacttaattgtattaaattttaaattatttaattcttctaattttaacaaaaaacctCGATTTTTCATACGAAATAGCTTAAGTTGATagccatttaatatttataaggttgCGTTCTCAAAAGGGTTGCCCtacaacagattaaaaattattaacacaaagtagattaataaaataaaaaatggattGGGATTTCACAAATCCGCCATGAATTCCACTAACGGTTCAGAACGAGTTCTACAAAGAACATCCGGCGAGAATCtaggtagttactcttttaagCTCGTTATAGTTGTTCGTTAGCTGGAATTATTAAAAGTGATGAAGTGCTTACTAATTTGTATGCGATCCAAGCGACTGTAGTGTTTTCGAGACGAGGTCCCATTAGGGGATTCATTTGACCAAAATAGATTGTGAACCAGCTGagaacataataaattacataattacaaaatttgtacacattttaatttaaaatatcttatattacgAACTAGTCGTTAATAAGAGCTTTATTTTAAGTATGAAGAATGATTTTTAgtaatttacaaatatcaaatttcaaaagtaattctatctatttgtttgttaaccactgaactgaatttgatgaaatttagtaagtACTTACTTATATAGCGAGATTGAACACTAAGGAAGGAAATAgaaccaaaaaaaattacaatctttTCAGACGCCCAGACTTGAGACGAACCGACGAATTGAGcagtattttacaaataaagttaataaagtgtgtaaaatttaaacaaatttactttataaatctatttactgAGTCTTAGATCGAGTAACGGCCACcaggatatataatatacttgggACCTGGTTATGCCGTAGAATATCTgtcgagtgggtggtacttactcagacggacttgcaaaaAGCTCTACcacaaagtatattattttcttaaaatattacataattagtaGTCAATAGAATTTTCACTTACAAGATCCACATGCAGAATGCGGTTAGCATGACGCAAGCTTGCACTATCCTAAACACGAAAAAAGTTTACTTgaacataaaacaatataaggCATTGGTTTTaatatgagagccgagatggcccagtggttagaacgcgtgcatgttaaccgatgattgcgggctaAAACCCgggtaggcaccactgaatattcatgtgcttaatttgtgtttataattcatctcatgctcgacggtaaaggaaaacatcgcgaggaaacctgcatgtgtctaatttcaacgaaattctgtcacatgtgtattccaccaacccgcattggagcagcgtggtggaatatgctcaaaacaTTCTCcacaatgggagaggaggccttagcccagcagtgggaaatttacaggctgttaatgtaatttaatgtttaatatgaaAGCAGTTACACATTTCCATCCGAcgcatgcagatttcctcacgacgctttcttcaccgccgaacacggattaatttaaaaacagagtAACCCAATTAATACTAAGTGGTGCCGGAGAGAGTTTGTACCAGAATTcctagcttttatttaaatctaaatccgTGAAAAACCTGCCACCGGTTCGGACACAAACACGTCGGGcctgaaaagaaccggcaacaGACTGTATGcggaatttttttaaatatcatatttacaattatagatttcatacatcaataaaaaaaatattttcgtttttgaaATGGCCTGGTGGCGACCATATTATTCCCAAATCTGCAATCAACTaataagttttgtaatatttatcatcataataaacattatattatctatgttgTCTTTACGTATACTTATAGATGAACGTATTACCCACGGTTTGGTCCTTTTTTCACCATCAATGGTCCAACTATCAGCAAAAGAGTGAAGAATGCTGTGATGGCGTAAAGTGGGGTATGATATGTTTCATACTCTGTCTCCGTTTTTTCTGGTGGCTTCGAATCAGCATCAGGCGCTGGGGTCGGTGCGTCTTGACGTTTCTCACGAAGCTTGTCAATGTCATTGTGTGGGTATTCGTAGACATTAAACTGACTCTCGAGTTCCTCTTGTGGCGTGTCGTCGTATTGGCGGTAATTCGGATAGCTGACGTCTAcacaagtatattataaaactaaaactaagtTAAATGTTACGCAGTAAGCGTTTCAATGTATCGTCGGGCTGTGGTTAGCTTATAAAGCTACAgacccgaggtcctgggttcaaaaccCAGGCTACTGCTCCGCCCCCATGGCTCGAAGCGTTTTATACAGTTCTTTGATCTTATTCAACTCCATAATGGATGTTGtatagttaggttaggttatctttattaataaatatattattttaagatttgtgcttttcaatcaaatataaacaaataaacacttcagttttatttacttacagtatatacagtacaatattttatacatttctacAGTATAAAACATAATCGCTGCCCGCTGTCTGTACGCTTATATCTTTAAACTACACAACGAATTTTCCTCAataaatagagtgattcaagtggtcgatttatatttataatatattttttctttaatctaaACGAGCGAGCATAGTATAAGatagttttgatttataaaactatatgagATACTTTATCTCAAttaatgaatttgttttatCGATCTGACGGTTGATATGTAACAATACATGCGAGGATTCAATGAGTGGTGTTATGTAGTTGGGaagtaaattacaatatattaaaatttacctttGGTCCACATATAATCACAAAATCTAGGGTCGATAGATAGGGTTGAAATGTTCACAGTATTTAAGTGATCGAAGCGGCTATGTAGCACCCATTTTATACCTACTTACCTTGTGGCCTCTGTTTGATATAAGGATCAATCGCATCGTACATTTCTTTAACCTTTTCGTTTTTGTGTATCATTGTGtgatctttaaattatattcttgacAAAATCGttcctaatatttttaattatgttaaatttgacAAGTATCcgtctaaattttatttctttccaTTACAGAgttatttatttcctatttcGTTGCTGGCCTGTTAGTATggatagttataaaaaaataagatattactttttagattttaaattaaattaatatctagttaataataaataataacagttcTAAAtccttaaatatgtacatacaaattATGATAAGAGATCAAAATATACCTtagataaataatctatatcGTTTTAATCACGTCTAAGAACTAGCATCTATCGAAGTTCCCGAGGCTCTATCAATATCGGTCGACTATCTCGATCGATGGGTATGCGCGCGCGCACTATAATGACTCAATTATCCGCTTAGAGGAGGCGTGGTACACTACGCTATGTCTTCATTACAAGATATCGCTTTGTATGGAGCTGgagtctttatatttaattttatga
This genomic stretch from Vanessa tameamea isolate UH-Manoa-2023 chromosome 9, ilVanTame1 primary haplotype, whole genome shotgun sequence harbors:
- the LOC135193430 gene encoding uncharacterized protein LOC135193430, with protein sequence MIHKNEKVKEMYDAIDPYIKQRPQDVSYPNYRQYDDTPQEELESQFNVYEYPHNDIDKLREKRQDAPTPAPDADSKPPEKTETEYETYHTPLYAITAFFTLLLIVGPLMVKKGPNRGIVQACVMLTAFCMWIFWFTIYFGQMNPLMGPRLENTTVAWIAYKLVSTSSLLIIPANEQL